GTCGATCGCATCGAGGGTCGACGTGCCCGTCGTGACCACGTCGTCGACGATCGCCACCCGGTCGCCGGGACGGATGGCTCCTTCGATCGCGCGGGCCATGCCGTGGGCCTTCGCCTGCTTGCGGACGGTGAAGGCGCGGATCGGCGCGCCGACCGTCTGGCTGTAGTACGCCACCGCGCCGGCGATCGGGTCGGCGCCGAGCGTGAGTCCGCCGACCGCGTCGGCCCGACCCCCGAGGGCATCGAACACGAGCCGCCCGATCAGCGGCTTCGCCTCCGGGTCCCAGGTCACGACGCGGGCGTCGAGATAGTAGTCCGACAGGGCGCCGGACGAGAGCGTAAAGGGCCGTTCGGGACGGTACTGATAGGCGCGCGCGGCGAGCATGTCGAGCAAGCGATCGCGATCGCGCGCCGCCGTTGCGGCGGACGCGGGCATGGCGCCCTCGCTAGCAGATCGGCCGGAAGCTGCGAAGGCCCCTGCGCGCCCGCGCGGCTCATCAACGCGCGAGCCGTCGCAGGAGGACGATCGCCACGAGATACGTCGCGGCGGCGAGGCCGAGTACGATCCGGAATCCGACGGTCATCGCGAGGATCGCCGTCGCGACCGAGCCGATCACCGAGCAGAACCCGTTCGTCGCCCAGGCCCAGGCGACGACGGGCGCGGGATCCGGCACCTTGCGCGTGATGCAGCTCACCCCGAGCGGCAGGAACGTGCCGAGAACGAAGCCGAGAGGCGCCGTCGCCGCGAGTGCGACGACGACGCGGGTCGCGAGGGACGCCGGGACCACGAGCGGGGTGATCGCGTCGAGCCCGAACGCGTACAGCGCGGCGAGCGTGACGACGGCGAGCGCGAGCCGCGGCGCGAGGCGATCGACGGCAGTGCTCCAGCGCTCGCTCGCGAGGCTGCCGAGACCCGCCGCGACCAGCAACGACATGAGCGTCACGCTCAGCGAATAGGTCGGATAGCCGAGCACGAGCGCAAGCTTCTGGATCAGCGCGACCTCGAAGAGCATGAAACCGACCCCGAGGATCGCGAAGTAACCGGTGACGGTCCCGCGGCCGATCGCCGCGACCGGCCACGGCGCCGCGATCGCGATCGGCACGGCAAGCGAGACGGCGGCGAAGAACGTCGCGGCGACGAGCGTCGCCATGAGCACGCGCTCGCCCGCGCCCGACGCTTCCCACATGATCCCCGGTCCCGCGTGCCGACCCAGCCCGAAGAACGAGCCGAAGCGGCCGAAGTGCCAGAAGAAGGGCGCGTCGTCGTGGACCGGGGAGACGTCGAACGCACGGGCGGCGAGCCATGCGTCGAGGGCGGAGTCGGTGAGCGTCAGCACCGCAGCGAGCGGCCCGGACGGCGACGGCTCGCCCGGCAGCCACCGGACCCGGGTGCTCGGCACGTCGGCTGCCGCCGCGGCGAACGCGCGCGCGCGCGCGCCGACGATGGGCGTCGGGGACACGAGGATCGTCGAGACATCGCCGAGGCTCCTGGTCGTCGCGACGGCGACGTGGGCGCCGGGGTCGGCGACGCCGCGCCGTCTGAGCGCCGCCCGCGCGGTCGCCAGATAGCGCAGCGTCCGATTCGGTTGCGCATCGAAGTCGTCTTCGCCGAACTGCATCGCCAGGAAGCCGTCGGGCGCCAGCCGTGCCAGCGTCTCGACGATCATCTCGACCGTGTAGAGGTAGCTTTCCGACAGGACGAAGGCGCCCGACGTCGCCGAGTTCATGGCCGCGTAGCTATCGGGCGCGACGAAGTAGACCACGTCGAACGGCCCCGACTGGCGCGTCAGCCACGAGCGGCCCTCGTCGTTCACGATACGAACCGCCGGGTGCTCGGCAACGTGTCCGACGAAGTCCGCGAAGCGCCGCCGCACGAGATCGACCGTCATCGGGTTCAGCTCGACGCCGTCCACGCGCGCGCTGCCGAAGCGCAAGGCCGCGAGAATCTCGTGCCCGCCGGCGGCGCCGATGACCACGACCTCGCCGGGGGCACGCGCGAGCGCGCGGAAGGGCAGCGCGCGCTCGTCGTGGTCGAAAGGCGCCAGCGACGCGGGCACGCCGTCCCACCGGTGCAGCGTCGAGCCCCAGAGACCGTCGTGATGGATCACCAGGACGTCTGGATCCTCGTCGATGGACGGAGTGACATCGATGCGGAAGACGGGGCTCCAGGCCGAAAAGAGGGGCGGGGCTCCTGCGAGGTGCTTCGGGTGCATCGTCTTCACGGGGTCGGGTACGATCCCCGGCAGGAGCGCGGGCCGCGCCGCCAGCACGAGGAGCGCAGCGGTCGCAACGACCGCCGCCGCGGCGCGGGTCGGCGCGACGTCCGACCACGGACGGATTCCGGCTGCCGCCATCGACGCGGCCCCGACCATGACCGTGGCGGGCGCTCCGAGCAGGCTCACGCACGGCACCGCGGCGGCGCAACCGAGCGCGGCGCCGCCGAGGTCCGCGAGGTAGGCGCGCGGCATGCGCTCCGGCGCAGACGCGAACACGCTCGAGAGGAGGACGCCGATCGCGCCGAAGCCGACGAAGACGAGGGCGCAGACGGCGACGAGCGCGAAGGGGCTCGCCGGGTTCGACGCGAAGTCGAGAACGCTCAGCTCGATGCGGGCAACCAGCATGTAGGCGACGGCGGTGCCGAGAGCGCCGAGCATCGCGACCGGACCCATGACGCGCGCGGGCGCCGCGAGCCGGGGCGCCGCCGCCACGACCGCGCCTCCGAATCCCATGCCGAGCATGGCCAGGCCGATGACCAGGTACGTGTGGTAGTAGAAGAGCTTGAACGAGATGATGCGCGTGTACGCGATCTCGAGGACCAACCCCGCGAAGGCGAGCAGAAAAACCTCGAGGTAGTACGAACGGGGAAGACGGTGGTCGTCGGACATCGCGCGCGATCGTCGACCGAGCCGCGTCGACGGCCGACCAGATCGCACGAGGCCCGCCGCACGGCAACCACTCGGCGACCAGCACACGGCACGGGACGCGCACCGCACGCGCGTTGACGCCCCCCGCGCCGGCACCGTAGTTTCGCCGCGCGTGGCGGGCGCCGACACTTCCGGCTTCCAAGTGGAGCGGATCGATCTCGCGGGGGACCGTTCGGCGCTCCGCTTCGTCGGCGAGCTCCGGTTCCGCGACTGCTACGGCGCCTGGGACCGGGTGCGCGAGCTCCTCGCGCCGATGCCTCCGCATTTCGAGCTCGACGTCTCGGGGCTCGACGGCATGGACGGCGGCGCGACCGCGCTCTTGCTCGAGCTCCGCAGCGAGGCCGCGGCGGCGGGCAGCGACGCCGCGATCGTCGGCGCGACGGGCCGCGTCCAGAGCATGCTCGAGCTCTACGGCGGGCACCCGCGGCGGCCGAGCTTGCTGGCGCCGCCCGCGACGATCGGCATCCTCGAGCAGATCGGGCGGGAGACCCGCAGCCTCCTGAACGAGAGCAACGCGCTCGACTTCGTCGGCGACACGCTGCTCGCCGGAGCGCAGGCGGCGCGGAGCCCCGGCCGCGTCAACTGGCGCGACGTACCGCGCCTGATGGAGCGTGCGGGCGCCGACGGCATCCCCATCGTCTTGATGATCAACTTCCTGGTCGGCCTCGTCACGGGCTTCCAGGCGGCGCTCCAGCTCAAGCAGTTCGGAGCCAACATCTTCGTCGCCGACCTCGTCGGCCTGTCGGTGACCCGCGAGCTCGCGCCGCTCATGACGGCGATCATCATCGCCGGACGCTCGGGCGCGGCGTTCTCCGCCGAGCTCGGCACCATGCGGGTCTCGGAGGAGATCGACGCGCTCCGGACGCTCGGCCTCGACCCGTTCCATTTTCTGGTCTTCCCGCGCGTCCTGGCGCTCACGCTGGTCGCGCCCCTGCTCACCATCCTCGCCGACGTGATCGGCATCGCGGGCGGCCTCCTCGTCGCGATGTTCAGCCTCGACCTCACCTTCCACGCGTATCTCGCCGAGACCGAGAAGGCGCTCGACCTCTTCGACGTCTCCTCCGGGATCCTGAAAAGCGCGGTGTTCGGCCTGAACGTCGCGCTCATCGCCTGCCAGCGCGGTCTCGCGACGCGCGGCGGCGCGGAGGGCGTCGGCCGCTCGACCACGTCGGCGGTCGTGACCAGCCTCTTCGCGATCGTCGTCGTCGACGCGATCTTCACGGTGATCTTCCATGCCTTCGGCCGCTGATACCCGCCCGGCGATGATCGAGGTCGAGCGGTTGACGATCGGGTACGGCGAGCGGGTCGTGCTCGAGCGCCTCGACTTCACGATCGCGCGCGGCCAGGTGTTCGCGATCCTCGGAGGCAGCGGCTGCGGCAAGTCGACGCTGCTGCGCCACCTGATCGGTCTCGAGACCCCGATGGGCGGCGCGATCCGCATCGCCGGCGCGCCGCCGGTCCAGGAGGCGGGACCGCCCGCCTACGGCGTGCTCTTCCAGTCGGGCGCGCTCTTCGGGTCGATGA
This genomic stretch from Deltaproteobacteria bacterium harbors:
- a CDS encoding MlaE family lipid ABC transporter permease subunit; this encodes MAGADTSGFQVERIDLAGDRSALRFVGELRFRDCYGAWDRVRELLAPMPPHFELDVSGLDGMDGGATALLLELRSEAAAAGSDAAIVGATGRVQSMLELYGGHPRRPSLLAPPATIGILEQIGRETRSLLNESNALDFVGDTLLAGAQAARSPGRVNWRDVPRLMERAGADGIPIVLMINFLVGLVTGFQAALQLKQFGANIFVADLVGLSVTRELAPLMTAIIIAGRSGAAFSAELGTMRVSEEIDALRTLGLDPFHFLVFPRVLALTLVAPLLTILADVIGIAGGLLVAMFSLDLTFHAYLAETEKALDLFDVSSGILKSAVFGLNVALIACQRGLATRGGAEGVGRSTTSAVVTSLFAIVVVDAIFTVIFHAFGR
- the pyrE gene encoding orotate phosphoribosyltransferase, which gives rise to MPASAATAARDRDRLLDMLAARAYQYRPERPFTLSSGALSDYYLDARVVTWDPEAKPLIGRLVFDALGGRADAVGGLTLGADPIAGAVAYYSQTVGAPIRAFTVRKQAKAHGMARAIEGAIRPGDRVAIVDDVVTTGTSTLDAIDRCREAGYAITAVVILVDREEGGLARVQEAVPGVSCSALFPRAELQRRLEEQRAAAR